The following proteins are encoded in a genomic region of Pagrus major chromosome 16, Pma_NU_1.0:
- the LOC141010526 gene encoding zinc finger Y-chromosomal protein 1-like isoform X2: protein MYSNSSRNCRFELHVVGSVSESISIEMFKIEQVIVGGEKRSTSAEIKSEPPVVPLQSYQHESLQCFQCFITFCNAKAKERHMRKSHRDQYKQQLQQTNTIFLCYKCDKSFSSSDDLTQHQATHNTEEKPFRCAHCKKNFFTFTELNKHRRYECIERRCPCRDCGALFPSPSRLRSHRIAVHPQRPVVADDINTYQCCKCSRGFLTEEELLQHQETYASNLNCDVKPPGKKRGRKPKYAAQLGTIETEVKQEEGEGYDDSTTEGCPSNELQTELKIPCSEADCDLVFPSVTALRAHKRDKHGPPPCTGKKNSLKL from the exons ATGTACAGCAATTCCTCACGTAATTGCAGATTTGAA CTCCATGTGGTTGGGTCGGTGTCTGAAAGCATCAGCATCGAAATGTTTAAGATAGAGCAAGTCATTGTTGGGGGTGAGAAGAGATCCACCTCAGCGGAGATCAAGTCTGAGCCCCCGGTCGTCCCTCTGCAGTCCT ATCAACATGAgagtctgcagtgttttcagtgctTCATCACCTTCTGTAATGCCAAAGCCAAGGAGAGACACATGAGGAAGAGTCATCGGGACCAgtacaaacagcagctgcagcag ACTAATACAATCTTCCTTTGCTACAAATGTGACaagtccttctcctcctctgacgACCTCACCCAGCACCAGGCCACCcacaacacagaggagaagcCCTTCCGCTGTGCTCACTGCAAGAAAAACTTCTTTACCTTCACTGAG CTGAACAAACACAGACGATATGAGTGCATAGAACGACGGTGTCCCTGCAGGGACTGTGGCGCCTTGTTCCCCAGTCCTTCAAGACTTCGCAGCCATCGTATTGCAGTGCACCCCCAGCGCCCGGTAGTGGCAGATGACATCAACACCTACCAATGCTGCAAATGTAGTCGTGGTTTCCTGACAGAAGAAGAGCTCCTGCAGCACCAGGAGACATACGCTAGTAATCTAAACTGTGATGTTAAACCACCGGGCAAAAAACGTGGCCGTAAACCAAAGTATGCAGCTCAATTAGGGACGATTGAAACCGAGGTCAAacaagaagagggagaaggatATGATGACTCAACAACAGAGGGGTGCCCCTCCAATGAGCTGCAAACAGAGCTCAAGATTCCTTGTTCTGAAGCAGATTGTGACCTCGTATTTCCTTCTGTTACAGCCCTGAGGGCACACAAAAGGGACAAGCATGGGCCTCCCCCTTGTACtggcaaaaaaaacagcctTAAACTTTGA
- the LOC141010526 gene encoding zinc finger protein 629-like isoform X1 gives MMHFLVCVQQQCVPVLQLHVVGSVSESISIEMFKIEQVIVGGEKRSTSAEIKSEPPVVPLQSYQHESLQCFQCFITFCNAKAKERHMRKSHRDQYKQQLQQTNTIFLCYKCDKSFSSSDDLTQHQATHNTEEKPFRCAHCKKNFFTFTELNKHRRYECIERRCPCRDCGALFPSPSRLRSHRIAVHPQRPVVADDINTYQCCKCSRGFLTEEELLQHQETYASNLNCDVKPPGKKRGRKPKYAAQLGTIETEVKQEEGEGYDDSTTEGCPSNELQTELKIPCSEADCDLVFPSVTALRAHKRDKHGPPPCTGKKNSLKL, from the exons ATGATGCATTTTTTAGTGTGTGTACAACAGCAGTGTGTTCCTGTGCTACAGCTCCATGTGGTTGGGTCGGTGTCTGAAAGCATCAGCATCGAAATGTTTAAGATAGAGCAAGTCATTGTTGGGGGTGAGAAGAGATCCACCTCAGCGGAGATCAAGTCTGAGCCCCCGGTCGTCCCTCTGCAGTCCT ATCAACATGAgagtctgcagtgttttcagtgctTCATCACCTTCTGTAATGCCAAAGCCAAGGAGAGACACATGAGGAAGAGTCATCGGGACCAgtacaaacagcagctgcagcag ACTAATACAATCTTCCTTTGCTACAAATGTGACaagtccttctcctcctctgacgACCTCACCCAGCACCAGGCCACCcacaacacagaggagaagcCCTTCCGCTGTGCTCACTGCAAGAAAAACTTCTTTACCTTCACTGAG CTGAACAAACACAGACGATATGAGTGCATAGAACGACGGTGTCCCTGCAGGGACTGTGGCGCCTTGTTCCCCAGTCCTTCAAGACTTCGCAGCCATCGTATTGCAGTGCACCCCCAGCGCCCGGTAGTGGCAGATGACATCAACACCTACCAATGCTGCAAATGTAGTCGTGGTTTCCTGACAGAAGAAGAGCTCCTGCAGCACCAGGAGACATACGCTAGTAATCTAAACTGTGATGTTAAACCACCGGGCAAAAAACGTGGCCGTAAACCAAAGTATGCAGCTCAATTAGGGACGATTGAAACCGAGGTCAAacaagaagagggagaaggatATGATGACTCAACAACAGAGGGGTGCCCCTCCAATGAGCTGCAAACAGAGCTCAAGATTCCTTGTTCTGAAGCAGATTGTGACCTCGTATTTCCTTCTGTTACAGCCCTGAGGGCACACAAAAGGGACAAGCATGGGCCTCCCCCTTGTACtggcaaaaaaaacagcctTAAACTTTGA